A single region of the Gemmatimonas sp. UBA7669 genome encodes:
- the infA gene encoding translation initiation factor IF-1, with product MGKQDAIELEGTVTEVLPSATFRVTVPSGHEVLTTLAGNMRRNRIRVLAGDRVTVEVSPYDLSRGRITFRHKN from the coding sequence ATGGGGAAGCAGGACGCGATCGAGCTCGAAGGAACCGTCACGGAAGTGCTGCCGAGTGCCACGTTTCGTGTGACCGTGCCGAGTGGACACGAGGTGCTCACCACGCTGGCGGGCAACATGCGCCGCAATCGCATTCGTGTATTGGCCGGCGATCGCGTGACGGTGGAAGTGTCGCCTTATGATCTCTCGCGGGGGCGGATCACGTTTCGGCACAAGAACTAG